Part of the Musa acuminata AAA Group cultivar baxijiao chromosome BXJ3-10, Cavendish_Baxijiao_AAA, whole genome shotgun sequence genome, CTCTATTTCCACTTTATGGATCCAACTGGCTGTCACACTTTGACTTCTGCTTGGTGAGAGCTGAATTGCTGAAGTCAAGTTCCATGATCTTAGAGATTGCCATAACTGGTCCATAGATAGTTTCCTTAGACAATTCAACCTGAGGGCCTATATTAGTTCGATCAAGTGAATGGAATATAATTACCATATTGACACAAGCTAAATTGAAGTCTaagttttttaagaaaattatttttgtcCTGGTAAATGAACTACAATATTAACCAGTAATTGTGTATCCTACTGAGCTGACCACAACTGACTTCCGCATCCCACTTGTTGCATAATGTACTTAATTCCAATCTAAATACAAGTGTATTGACATCCACATAAAAAATTTCCCTGAGCAGAGCTTACCTACTAGCATAATCATTTGGTAGCTTGTTTACACACTGCATTTGCATGCTGTGCCAAAACAGAGTTCTTTCTTTCCTTCAGATTGAAAGTTATGGATTATGGTAATCTTGACTTTATATTGCTAAAAACAAGTATATAGTCGGTTCATACATTTTTATATTCGCAAGCATGGCATCAAACATGTAGATTTTGGGACCATATTTGCGGGACTCTAATCCATTGAATTTGACTTGGATGCATCATAACACTTAGAAATCATGCGATAGAATTGCCATCTTTGTGATTCCTTTCCTCACTTATTTCTTCCAGGTCTTCTTCGGTTCACCTGTCCTCCTATGATACTTCTTTCCTAATATGAATTACTTACCAACTGCATAGTTCTCTTTGTCCCTCTGATCCTTTGGAACACCTAACTTGACATTTCCTTATCCTTTACTGTTGCTACCTTCAACTAATCACTAGTGCATTGTTTGTATCTTTGAGTTCTATATTTCCTAATAAAAATATTGTTCTATCATTTCTTTTAACAACACTCAAACATCCTCATCCAGAACTCATTATTTTTGTTATCTAGAGGTGGAAACTCTTGATCCCAACTCCTTCAAATCAACTCATAATAAATAGCATGTGTGAGGATTGAGGACTATCTTTATTGGTTTGGTTGGCATGAGTTTACCTCATGGACTTGATAAACTGACAACCGACATGTTGCCCTACGAAAGTCTATATATTTGAAGAGGCATCATCTTTCATAACAAGTTACATATGCGTTGTTGTCTCAAGTTCCACAAGAAAGGGTTAAGATATGTCTTGGACATATTTTAGGATTTAATTCAGTCTGGTTTGGTTAATTCAGTTTGTGGTTTTCGGAAAAAGAACTAGATATATGATGGGTTCCATTGGAAAGTCATCTGGAATTAGTAATTCCAACTGGAACTAGTTAGAATTTCCCTAGTGGTGCTAATACTTACTTAACCTGGATAGGCAGAGGTCAGCTAGATTCCCCAAAATCGAGTATTTTTAAGTCAGACTTCAACTATTCCAATCTGGACTGCTGGACCAGGCTGTTTGTTATTGATACTGCAAGCATCATCCCCTTAACAAGATATATGCCCAAAATCTCTTTCTTGCTTACTTGACCTGTTGCTTAAAATGCTTGATATGCATATTCTCAATTgtaacacacttctctaagcatCAAGTTCTAAACATGTATATTTGTTTTTCTGCGTACCTCGGTAACATTTGTTAATTCTGTAATCTTGATGGATACTATAAAGTAAATGGAAATAAATGGTCACCTGATGCGACTAAAGTATTTTATTGCCATCGTGGTTCAGTTATCCACTAGGCAACTCATCTTACCAATTTCCTAATCTTGATAAATATTCTTCCATGTCAGCAGTTTTTGGAGTTTGTTAGGCCATTGTCTTGATATTTACCTAGCCATGCATGGTATGCATGTCTAACTGCTTAAGGATTACAAATATTATCATAAGTTTGTGGGCTTAATACGAGATAATTGGCATGTACATCCTCATTGATTAAAATTGCTGAAAAATGGCATGCAAATCTTCATTGAATAGCACTTGTAACTACACTTATATAgtatttgatttatttcctaTCTATCAATCTGCCTGTACATTATCATAAATAAACAACAAGAATGACAAGCCATACAATCCCAAATACTTAAGGTTGGCTTGTTAAATTTCACCCACCATTGAGCTCAAATAGTTAAGATTTATGCTTATGAAGTATAACACTATTTGACATTGTTTGTTAGTGGTCTAATGTAGCCTTCCATCGAGACCAACATTGATGGTATTATGAATTAtcataaattcaaataaaaaaaaatgtaccattcaagCAAATGGGATCATTGGTTTATTCCTTTCCTAGCATAGTGAAGTTATTATTGCATGGTGAATTTTGAGTTATGTGGAGCTATAGTTGCTGCGCCCTCGGATTATCATATCTTGGATCTTTCTCTGTCGTTAGTCCTTTATAATCGACGAGTATTTTCTGTTTCGTTACAATGCAGATACGTTTTGGTCGTGTCCCTAATGGAGCTAGTGACCTCAGAATTGTGCAGAAATGGCTACGAGCAGAATCACCAGCCAGTAGTACAGTAAAACACAGCCAAGTGTGCCATGGGATGGGAGGTAACAAACTATCACCAACAGTAAACCAAGACGCGGAAGGCTTTCTTCTAAATGTTGTTAACATGAGCTTCTTCGACCGCCTTAGTTTGGCATGGAGGATATTATTTCCCACGACAAAAGAGAGAAATAATTCTAATGCAAGCATCGCAAAGCAGAGGCTTAAGATGATACTGTTCTCTGATAGGTGTGATATCAGCGATGAAGCAAAGCAAAAGATTGTAAGCAATGTTATCGAAGCCCTATCCGAATTTGTGGAGATTGACTCACAGGACAAAGTTCAACTTAACATCTCCACTGACACAGACCTTGGTACCATCTACTCTGTAACTGTTCCAGTCCGGCGTGTGCGGCCTGGGTACCAAGATTCTGAAGAAGATTACAGTGGAAAAATATCAAACATCGAGTACAAAGACACTGGAGAAACTTCCGGCACTGTTGATGTCACATTCGATTTCTTCCTACCAAACAAGAAATAGTCAGGGAAAACTATATGTTTTGATATGTAAAAGTGTGTTTGTGCTTCAAGGAAGAGGCTCGCCCTGCTTATGCCGCTGTCACTTTCTGATGTAACCATTAAGCCTTTTGAATCGAGTAGGTGTTTGTAAATCTTTGGAGCTCATATGTTGGATGCAGAATTTCTGTTGAAGGCTCTGCATTTGATTTCATCTTCTGAGCAATAAGCAGGTTGATTTGAATGCTAGATCATTGTAACTGCACCTGAAGCTCTCTCATCCCAAAAGTGTCTTCCTTTCTAATTAAATAATATTCTATTTTTACTATAAGGCAAATTTGCATGTCTTTATTTATTCCTATAAAATCAGATACATTATTTTATTCATCCCTCTAGTTTTTAATTCAACATATGTAAcctcaaaatttacttatatatGCATGTAGTTTATCTTTATCGGTTGAGACTacatatcatattaatatttttaaactcatcatgaaaataaaatattaaaagtttttagTCATTAATTATTTACTTAAAATTGGCTTAGGTTACTCGTACCTAAAAGTCGTTAATTGACAATGAAAGAATATATGTAGCCAATCTCTCAACCATATTTATAATGCATGAAAACATATAATAATGGGGAATAACATGCGTAAAATCCTCACTGTAACTTAACCAGCGAAGATTAAACCTTAAAATAACAAAAAGGTGGAGCAAACGTTGGGTCCCCATCGAAGACGTTCAATCACGACTTTTTGGCATCAGTCACTCGATTCACACATCACATTGCGTCCCAAACACCGTTTGATGCGGGTGGGGTGTCCACTTATGGTGTCTTCGGGAAGTCTTGCATATACGTTTCAATCATTAATTCGACGTCGAATTGACTAAAGTATTTGTCTTTCGTACATCAACCCAACACGGTGATCGAAAGGCTCACCACCAAACCATTTACTGTTTTCTCTCTATAAATATGTAAACGAGATGAAAACCCCGTTTTGAAAAAGGTTTGTGCCCTAACACCGATCGCTCTCTTCCACCCATTTCCTCTCCTTTTCTCTCCGCTTTCTTTCTCTCA contains:
- the LOC104000693 gene encoding cell division topological specificity factor homolog, chloroplastic, encoding MAISGDLKVFVGAFASHPGHRPPKPTVPFSKIRFGRVPNGASDLRIVQKWLRAESPASSTVKHSQVCHGMGGNKLSPTVNQDAEGFLLNVVNMSFFDRLSLAWRILFPTTKERNNSNASIAKQRLKMILFSDRCDISDEAKQKIVSNVIEALSEFVEIDSQDKVQLNISTDTDLGTIYSVTVPVRRVRPGYQDSEEDYSGKISNIEYKDTGETSGTVDVTFDFFLPNKK